The sequence below is a genomic window from Tenacibaculum tangerinum.
GTGCTTATTCTTACGGTACCGTCAAATAACTACACGTAGCTACGTTTCTTCCCGTATAAAAGCAGTTTACAACCCATAGGGCAGTCTTCCTGCACGCGGCATGGCTGGTTCAGAGTTGCCTCCATTGACCAATATTCCTCACTGCTGCCTCCCGTAGGAGTCTGGTCCGTGTCTCAGTACCAGTGTGGGGGATAATCCTCTCAGACCCCCTACCTATCGTTGCCATGGTAAGCCGTTACCTTACCATCTAGCTAATAGGACGCATAGTCATCTTGTACCGATAAATCTTTAATAAAAAAGTGATGCCACTTCTCTATACCATGGAGTATTAATCTTCATTTCTAAAGGCTATCCTCCTGTACAAGGCAGATTCTATACGCGTTACGCACCCGTTCGCCGGTCGCCATCTTCCCGAAAGAAATGCTGCCCCTCGACTTGCATGTGTTAAGCCTGCCGCTAGCGTTCATCCTGAGCCAGGATCAAACTCTTCATTGTATAATCTTTAATATTATAAATGTTAAGTTCCAAAAGAATTTACGAAAACCTAATCTCTTAAACTTTCTGTGGTAATTCTACTCTTTAATTACGCTGTCAATTTCAATATTTTTCAATGAACTTGGCTCGTCGCTAATAACAAACTTAAATTTGTATCTTTAACAAACCTTTTGTAGAAATACTAGAATCGAACTAGTGGCTTTATGCCTTCCAAAATTTCTTTATCTATACCGCTCTCTAAAAGCGGATGCAAATATATAAACTATTTTTATTCTGACAAAAACTTTTTTAAGTTTTTTTCTCGTTTATACTACCGCACTATTTTAATGAACTCAGTCCCTAAAAAAACAGGATTGCAAAGATACTTACTTTACGAACTACTATGCAAGAAAATGCTAAACTTTTTTTATCCTTTTTCTATACCCTATTCCTATGAACTGTCGCTAACTTCTATGCATACCGCTTTTCCGTTTGCGGGTGCAAATATAGAACCCTTTTCCTTATCAACAATGAGTTTTTTAAACTTTTTTAAAACCTTTTTTGTAACTGTTTATATATAAAGATGTTGCTGTTTGTTGGCTGTTGGAAGTTAGCTCTTAGTTGTTAGCTCTTAGCTGTTGGCTATTTGTAATGAGATAATGAGGAAATGATACAATGATGTAATGAGGAAATGAGGAAATGAGGAAATGTAGGAATGATTAATAATTATAACTATTTCTAACAACTGCCTACTGATAATTGTTCTCTGATTACCATCATGAGATAACCACGTCGCTATCACTCCTCGTTATAAGGGTTGGTTTGATTACTGAAAACTAGAAATTGTTCATTTATAATTGTTAAATGAATTCTTAACTCTTAGCTGTTGGCTATTTGCAATGAGATAATGTAGTAATAAGGAAAATGAGATAATGAGATAATTGAACAATGAAGAAAAAGAAGTTTAATAAAGTTGTTGGTAAAATTCGATTTATACAGAGAGCGTACTTTTAGAACCATAAAACGATGGTTCGATAGAGGAATTGCAAAGCTTAGAAGAATAGCTAAAATCCAAGTACAAAATTTAATGAAATCATTTGCTACAATCTACATAGAAACCTTATGATAATTGATTCTAGCTATGAAAAATAAGAGAGAAAAACACTTCCTTCATAATTAAAAATCAACTAAAAATAACGCTTAAATAGAGATAAAAATACCCTGAAAAAACACACTAAATGAACTTAGCTTTAGCTATGGTTTTGCTACATTTTTAATCTAAAAAAGATTCTAGATTTGGTATTCCATTTTTTTTACTTATATTTACCGCGTTAATTGGTTGTAGTTAACAATTGTCAAACACTAAACGAAGCACAAATTATGAAAAAATTCCCCTTAATAATCGCAGCTTTGCTCATATCTCTAGCAGCTGTTGGTCAGGAAGAAGTATGTACAAGCCCTGATGAATCTATAGCAGATCCAAACAGTATCACTAAATGCGCAATTGAAGACACTGAAAACGGTGCAAAAAAACAATTATCTATTGAGGTTTCTACAAGAAGACGTGTTGTTCGTAAAAATAAACAGGCGGTTTCTGCCATTGGAGGAGATATTAATTCTTCTCAAAAAGTAGCGGATATTAAAAAGAATTCTTTATTGATAGGGAAACTCGAACTAGATGACAATGCTGCTAACATTGAAAAAATACCTTTTAACCTTGTTGAAGAAATTCCGTTGTTTGGTAAATGTAATAGTGTTCCTTTAATCAAACAGGCGAAGTGTTTTGAAACTAACATGACCAAACATATAGTTAAAAATTTTAATTACCCTAAAGAAGCTATTGAAGCTGGCATACAAGGTAGAGTATTAGTTCAGTTTACTATTAACGAACAGGGGAACGTTGAAGATATATTATTGCGTGGTCCTCAAGGAGGAGAAGCTTTAGAAAATGAGGCACGTAGAATTATTAACAGCCTTCCTAAATTTATACCAGGAAAACACAACGGTAAGACAGTAAAAGTTAAGTATGGAGTTCCTATTACTTTTAAAACTCCAGGAGCAAATAATTCTAACTCACGCACCACAAGAACTAAAAAAGCAATTACTAACACAAGAAAAGTTTCGGAAGAAAAAGCTATCACAGACTACGTTAAGTTTGCACAAGTACATAATATACCTCAATTCAAAACATGTGCTAATGCGCCTGATATGCAAAAATTACAATGTTTTAACGAAAGAATGATTAGTCACATTCAAAGAAACTTTAACTACCCTGCTGCAGCTGCTGAACAAAATATAGAGGGTAGAGTTTGGGTACGTTTTATTATAGACAAAAATGGTGAAGTAGCAAACATCACCATGAAAGGCCCTCAAAACGGAGAACTGTTAGAGCAAGAAGCGAAAAAAATGGTTTCTAAATTACCATCTTTT
It includes:
- a CDS encoding energy transducer TonB, with the translated sequence MKKFPLIIAALLISLAAVGQEEVCTSPDESIADPNSITKCAIEDTENGAKKQLSIEVSTRRRVVRKNKQAVSAIGGDINSSQKVADIKKNSLLIGKLELDDNAANIEKIPFNLVEEIPLFGKCNSVPLIKQAKCFETNMTKHIVKNFNYPKEAIEAGIQGRVLVQFTINEQGNVEDILLRGPQGGEALENEARRIINSLPKFIPGKHNGKTVKVKYGVPITFKTPGANNSNSRTTRTKKAITNTRKVSEEKAITDYVKFAQVHNIPQFKTCANAPDMQKLQCFNERMISHIQRNFNYPAAAAEQNIEGRVWVRFIIDKNGEVANITMKGPQNGELLEQEAKKMVSKLPSFIPGKHNGKIANVEYYIPVNFKLHE